A single region of the Curtobacterium sp. MCBD17_035 genome encodes:
- a CDS encoding nitrate reductase, producing MPDRIADIWGTRTPFARDTLWPVRRDQKLAEGLDDADVDRWVQSACTLCSNGCACDIAVKDGHMVGVRGRTVDTVNHGRLGPKGLFGSWQGMQGADRLTRPLVRVDGELVETDWDTAMQRIVARSRQLLDDKGPLSHGFYTSGQLFLEEYYALAIIGKAGLGTPHMDGNTRLCTATAAAAMKESFGSDGQPGSYEDIDSCDAIVLYGHNMAETQTVLWMRVLDRLAGPDRPLVICVDPRETEVARLADVHLPIRPGTNLALMNGLVRELFVNGWVDDDYVAAHTVGVDELRNTVEPWTPEKVAATCGVEADDVRRAARIIGTSERVLSTVLQGFYQASQATAASCQVNNLHLLRGMLGRPGCGILQMNGQPTAQNTRETGADGDLPGFRNWENPEHIAELAELWDVNVDRIPHWSPPTHAMQIFRYVEQGSIELLWVSATNPAVSMPQAERIRGILAKPELFLVVQDLYMTETARYADVVLPAAGWGEKQGAFTNVNRTVHLSDKAVEPPGDARSDLDIFLDYSRRMDFRRNDGGPLLDWQGPEDGFRAWQECSRGKLCDYTGISYERLRGGSGIPWPCNDEHPDGTVRLYGDAVFPTTVERAESYGHDLLTGATVGPTKFSAMRLDGRAVLKPAAYTPPHEEPDEEYPFRYTTGRTVYQFHTRTKTRRARQLQGAAPSAWVEISRGDAASLGISEGDIVRVASRRGEIVVPARVGDVRPGTVFAPFHYGYWEEDRSGPDGHPTAANELTATEWDPVSKQPLFKVAAVRVEKVGEADGPAPAPTTTASRPADPAAVPRTIGGVEAEVREDVTGEQPPRAGSEGEGR from the coding sequence ATGCCCGACAGGATCGCCGACATTTGGGGGACGAGGACGCCGTTTGCGCGCGATACGCTCTGGCCTGTCCGACGCGACCAGAAGCTCGCAGAGGGACTCGACGATGCCGACGTGGATCGCTGGGTGCAGTCTGCCTGCACCCTCTGCAGCAACGGCTGCGCATGTGACATCGCCGTGAAGGACGGCCATATGGTCGGCGTCCGCGGTCGCACTGTCGACACCGTGAACCACGGACGGCTCGGTCCGAAGGGGCTCTTCGGCAGCTGGCAGGGGATGCAGGGGGCAGACCGGCTGACGCGGCCGCTCGTCCGCGTCGACGGGGAGCTCGTCGAGACCGACTGGGACACCGCGATGCAACGCATCGTCGCGCGGAGCCGACAGCTGCTCGACGACAAGGGCCCGCTCTCGCACGGGTTCTACACGAGCGGGCAGTTGTTCCTCGAGGAGTATTACGCTCTCGCGATCATCGGCAAAGCCGGTCTCGGGACCCCGCACATGGATGGCAACACGCGCCTGTGCACGGCGACCGCGGCCGCGGCGATGAAGGAGAGCTTCGGCTCTGACGGGCAGCCGGGCAGCTACGAGGACATTGACTCCTGCGACGCGATCGTCCTGTATGGACACAACATGGCCGAGACGCAGACGGTCCTCTGGATGCGGGTGCTTGACCGGCTCGCCGGACCCGACCGACCATTGGTGATCTGCGTCGATCCGCGGGAGACCGAAGTCGCCCGGCTCGCGGATGTGCACCTGCCGATCCGCCCCGGAACCAACCTCGCGTTGATGAACGGACTCGTCCGGGAGCTGTTCGTTAACGGCTGGGTTGATGATGACTATGTCGCCGCGCACACCGTCGGGGTGGACGAGCTCCGGAACACGGTCGAGCCGTGGACACCCGAGAAGGTCGCGGCAACCTGCGGCGTGGAAGCGGACGACGTCCGGCGCGCGGCACGGATCATCGGGACGTCCGAACGGGTGCTGTCCACGGTCCTCCAGGGTTTCTACCAGGCGTCGCAGGCCACAGCGGCGTCCTGCCAGGTGAACAACCTGCACCTGCTCCGGGGCATGCTCGGTCGGCCAGGCTGCGGGATTCTGCAAATGAACGGGCAGCCGACGGCGCAGAACACTCGCGAGACGGGCGCAGACGGGGATTTGCCGGGCTTCCGGAACTGGGAGAACCCTGAGCACATCGCCGAGCTCGCGGAACTGTGGGACGTCAACGTGGACAGGATTCCGCACTGGTCGCCCCCGACCCACGCGATGCAGATCTTCCGGTACGTGGAGCAGGGCAGCATCGAACTGCTGTGGGTGTCCGCGACGAACCCGGCAGTATCGATGCCGCAAGCGGAGCGCATCCGCGGCATCCTCGCTAAACCTGAGCTGTTCCTCGTTGTGCAGGACCTCTACATGACCGAGACCGCCCGGTACGCCGACGTGGTGCTCCCCGCTGCCGGTTGGGGCGAGAAGCAGGGTGCGTTCACGAACGTGAACCGCACGGTCCATCTGTCGGACAAGGCGGTCGAGCCGCCGGGCGACGCGCGCAGCGATCTCGACATTTTCCTGGACTACTCCCGGCGGATGGACTTCCGGCGGAACGACGGCGGCCCGCTGCTCGACTGGCAGGGGCCGGAGGACGGGTTCCGCGCCTGGCAGGAATGCAGCCGCGGCAAGCTCTGCGACTACACCGGCATCAGCTACGAACGCCTCCGCGGGGGTAGTGGCATCCCATGGCCCTGCAACGACGAGCACCCCGACGGAACGGTTCGCCTGTACGGAGACGCGGTGTTCCCGACGACGGTCGAGCGGGCGGAGAGCTACGGGCACGATCTGCTGACGGGGGCGACCGTCGGACCGACGAAGTTCTCCGCGATGCGCCTCGACGGCCGCGCGGTACTGAAGCCCGCGGCCTACACGCCGCCGCACGAGGAACCGGACGAGGAGTACCCCTTCCGGTACACGACTGGCCGTACCGTGTACCAGTTCCACACGCGGACGAAAACGCGGCGTGCCCGCCAGCTGCAGGGTGCTGCGCCCTCCGCATGGGTGGAGATCAGCCGGGGCGACGCGGCGAGCCTCGGCATCAGCGAGGGGGACATCGTCCGTGTGGCGTCCCGCCGAGGCGAGATTGTCGTGCCGGCGCGCGTCGGCGACGTGCGACCGGGAACCGTGTTCGCACCCTTCCACTATGGGTACTGGGAAGAGGATCGGTCCGGACCCGACGGTCACCCGACTGCAGCGAACGAGCTGACCGCGACAGAGTGGGACCCGGTCTCGAAGCAGCCGCTGTTCAAGGTCGCCGCGGTGCGCGTCGAGAAGGTCGGCGAGGCGGACGGCCCGGCGCCAGCGCCGACGACCACGGCATCCCGTCCCGCGGATCCTGCCGCGGTTCCGCGCACTATCGGCGGGGTCGAGGCGGAGGTGCGTGAAGACGTTACGGGAGAACAACCGCCCCGCGCCGGCTCCGAGGGCGAGGGACGCTGA
- a CDS encoding recombinase family protein: protein MLIGYARVSTSGQDLAAQRDGLRTLGVLEEHVHVDHGLSGTTRARPGLREALAACRAGDTLVVTKLDRLARSLRDATDIADELTKKGVALNLGGAVYDPTDPVGRLLFNVLGMVAEFEADLIRARTREGMAIAKAAGKLRGRKPKLTPSQEKHLVSLHRAGGHTTSEIAELFGVARSTVYRAIQRGGVE, encoded by the coding sequence GTGCTCATCGGATACGCCCGCGTCTCGACCTCTGGACAAGACCTCGCGGCGCAGCGGGACGGGCTGCGAACCCTCGGCGTCCTTGAGGAGCACGTGCACGTCGACCACGGCCTGTCCGGCACGACTCGAGCTCGTCCTGGCCTTCGAGAAGCCTTGGCCGCGTGCCGTGCTGGGGACACACTCGTCGTGACGAAGCTTGATCGGCTCGCGCGGTCGCTTCGAGACGCGACGGACATCGCGGACGAGCTCACGAAGAAGGGTGTGGCGCTGAACCTTGGGGGAGCGGTGTACGACCCAACCGACCCGGTCGGCCGGCTGTTGTTCAATGTGCTCGGTATGGTCGCGGAGTTCGAGGCTGACCTGATCCGCGCTCGGACGCGTGAGGGGATGGCGATCGCGAAGGCCGCTGGCAAGCTTCGAGGCCGGAAGCCGAAGCTCACCCCATCACAGGAGAAGCACTTGGTGTCGCTGCACCGTGCCGGCGGGCACACGACGAGTGAGATCGCCGAGCTGTTCGGGGTGGCACGGTCGACGGTGTACCGGGCGATCCAGCGTGGCGGGGTGGAGTAG
- a CDS encoding molybdopterin-dependent oxidoreductase codes for MVDEDWAGGIPAQYGVAPRVRIGQTKWFNLLWLVPIGLLLLLIGVAVAQGIRGLPAVHAFMRTYPGMSELPGNAPVGFPAWVGWQHFLNLFFMIFIIRSGVSVLADHPRLYWTRHSTPGKDWFRIQKPVPTSPLYTAKEDSITLPNGVGLPGRRHSIGLARWWHLGIDTLWLANGIVFFVLLFTTGQWMRLVPLHWDVIPNAVSVAIQYLSLNWPTESGWSNYNSLQLIAYFVTVFIAAPLAVLSGLGMSPALSTRFRRVSSVFSIQFARSVHFLVLCWFVLFIVIHVALVICTGALRNFNHMYAAQNTESWTGFWIFAVSMVVVILAWVAATPFTYRHPGVVQKVGFALIGPAQRLFEHIDSKPGEYTEKDISPYFWHNGKYPDSAEYKQLEADNFADYKLVVNGLVERPTELNLDQLRAMAHHEQITQHFCIQGWSGVAKWGGVSMQAILDTVRPTPEAKWVIFYSFALGPEGGLYYDAQPIEQMSYHLTMLAYDMNDEPVSFGHGAPLRLRNETELGFKMVKWIKGIEFVADFADVGGGRGGYNNDHEFFGYRQSI; via the coding sequence GTGGTCGACGAGGACTGGGCTGGAGGAATCCCTGCCCAGTACGGGGTCGCACCGCGGGTCAGAATCGGCCAGACCAAGTGGTTCAACCTGTTGTGGCTGGTCCCGATCGGGCTCCTGCTGCTGCTGATCGGAGTGGCCGTCGCGCAGGGCATCCGCGGGCTGCCAGCGGTGCACGCCTTCATGCGCACCTACCCAGGCATGTCCGAGCTGCCCGGCAACGCTCCGGTGGGGTTCCCGGCATGGGTGGGCTGGCAACACTTCTTGAACCTGTTCTTCATGATCTTCATCATCCGGTCCGGCGTCTCGGTGCTCGCGGATCATCCCCGGCTCTACTGGACGAGGCACTCCACCCCCGGCAAAGACTGGTTCCGCATCCAAAAACCCGTCCCAACCAGCCCCCTCTACACCGCCAAAGAGGACTCCATCACCCTCCCGAACGGGGTCGGCCTCCCCGGACGCCGGCACTCCATCGGGCTCGCCCGCTGGTGGCACCTCGGTATCGACACGCTCTGGCTCGCGAACGGGATCGTCTTCTTCGTCTTGCTGTTCACCACCGGGCAGTGGATGCGGCTGGTTCCGCTGCACTGGGACGTCATCCCCAACGCCGTCTCCGTCGCGATCCAGTACCTCTCCCTGAACTGGCCCACGGAGAGCGGCTGGAGCAACTACAACAGTCTGCAACTGATCGCCTACTTCGTCACCGTGTTCATCGCCGCACCCCTCGCCGTGCTGTCGGGCCTCGGCATGTCACCGGCGCTCTCCACCCGGTTCCGGCGAGTCAGTTCCGTGTTCAGTATCCAGTTCGCCCGGTCCGTGCACTTCCTCGTGCTGTGCTGGTTCGTGCTGTTCATCGTGATCCATGTCGCCCTGGTTATCTGCACCGGGGCACTGCGGAACTTCAACCACATGTACGCCGCCCAGAACACCGAGTCGTGGACCGGGTTCTGGATCTTCGCCGTGTCGATGGTCGTCGTCATCCTCGCCTGGGTGGCCGCCACCCCGTTCACCTACCGGCACCCGGGCGTCGTGCAGAAGGTTGGCTTCGCGCTCATCGGGCCCGCGCAGCGCCTGTTCGAGCACATCGACTCCAAGCCCGGCGAGTACACGGAGAAGGACATCTCTCCGTATTTCTGGCACAACGGTAAGTACCCCGACAGTGCCGAATACAAGCAGCTGGAAGCCGACAACTTCGCCGACTACAAACTCGTCGTCAACGGCCTCGTCGAGCGCCCGACTGAACTGAACCTTGACCAGCTTCGCGCCATGGCACACCACGAACAGATCACGCAGCACTTCTGCATCCAAGGCTGGTCCGGGGTCGCCAAATGGGGCGGGGTGTCCATGCAGGCGATCCTCGACACCGTGCGGCCGACCCCGGAAGCGAAGTGGGTGATCTTCTACTCCTTCGCGCTCGGCCCCGAGGGTGGCCTCTACTACGACGCGCAACCCATCGAACAGATGAGCTACCACCTGACGATGCTCGCCTACGACATGAACGACGAACCCGTGTCCTTCGGTCACGGGGCGCCGCTGCGGCTCCGGAACGAGACAGAACTCGGGTTCAAGATGGTCAAGTGGATCAAGGGAATCGAGTTCGTCGCGGACTTCGCTGATGTCGGCGGCGGGCGTGGCGGGTACAACAACGACCACGAGTTCTTCGGCTACCGACAGTCGATCTGA
- a CDS encoding GNAT family N-acetyltransferase — translation MPITVRPALLDDVPGLARVHVESWRETYRGLVPDDMLDDPGFIERRERFWTKALTSEQNRPAARIAAAISDGRVVGVAMASSPQDEDATWTQQLYILYTYAAVYGRGGGSALLDAVLDPDQSAALWVADPNPRAQAFYRKHGFTPDGRTKTEDGIQEIRMTRPGRNE, via the coding sequence ATGCCCATCACCGTCCGCCCGGCCCTGCTCGACGACGTTCCGGGTCTCGCTCGTGTACACGTCGAGTCTTGGCGCGAGACATACCGCGGACTGGTCCCCGACGACATGCTCGATGATCCCGGCTTCATCGAACGCCGCGAACGGTTTTGGACGAAAGCGCTGACGTCCGAGCAAAACCGCCCGGCCGCACGGATCGCGGCGGCAATTTCCGACGGACGTGTCGTTGGCGTGGCGATGGCGTCGAGCCCCCAGGACGAGGACGCGACCTGGACGCAGCAGCTCTACATCCTCTACACGTACGCCGCCGTTTACGGGCGCGGCGGCGGATCAGCCCTCCTCGACGCGGTGCTCGACCCCGACCAGTCCGCAGCGCTGTGGGTCGCGGACCCGAACCCCCGCGCCCAGGCGTTCTACCGCAAGCACGGCTTCACGCCGGACGGACGGACCAAGACCGAGGACGGCATCCAGGAGATCAGAATGACCCGCCCCGGCAGGAACGAATGA
- a CDS encoding cupin domain-containing protein, which yields MQKTSLTALARTELRAALDASSGRSAKTVYGGHEHLLRQTVIALRADETLAEHENPGEATVQVLHGRVVLAAGEDSWSAWTGDLIIVPDAPHSLTAVEDSTVLLTVVKHR from the coding sequence GTGCAGAAGACATCGTTGACGGCGCTGGCCAGGACGGAGCTCCGCGCGGCGCTGGACGCTTCAAGTGGCCGCAGTGCGAAGACCGTGTATGGCGGTCATGAGCACCTCCTGCGCCAAACGGTCATCGCGCTGCGAGCGGATGAGACGCTGGCGGAGCATGAAAACCCTGGCGAAGCCACGGTGCAGGTGTTGCATGGCCGCGTCGTCTTGGCGGCGGGTGAAGACTCTTGGTCCGCGTGGACGGGCGATCTGATCATCGTTCCGGATGCGCCGCATTCGTTGACAGCGGTCGAGGATTCCACTGTGCTGCTCACCGTCGTCAAACATCGCTGA
- a CDS encoding GNAT family N-acetyltransferase — protein MSTNVRGVEDRDAADWASLYTGYRTFYKQPEDAAAVEKTWQWVRAGQHGIVGLVAVDEQDKPIALANLRWFARPSTGTMGLYLDDLFTVPNARGRGAARALLDRASELAREGGANVVRWITAADNETARHLYDAVAIATPWVTYDMQPAQAAAISE, from the coding sequence ATGAGCACCAACGTTCGAGGGGTCGAGGACCGTGACGCTGCTGATTGGGCGTCGTTGTACACCGGATACCGCACCTTCTACAAGCAACCCGAGGACGCCGCCGCGGTTGAGAAGACGTGGCAGTGGGTACGTGCTGGTCAGCACGGCATCGTCGGCCTCGTTGCGGTCGACGAGCAGGACAAGCCGATCGCGCTGGCGAACCTTCGATGGTTCGCGCGCCCGTCGACGGGAACCATGGGGCTCTATCTCGATGACCTCTTCACCGTGCCGAACGCGCGCGGCCGTGGCGCCGCGCGGGCGCTCCTGGACCGCGCGTCCGAATTGGCGCGCGAGGGCGGTGCCAACGTGGTGCGGTGGATCACCGCGGCCGACAACGAGACCGCACGACACCTGTATGACGCCGTCGCGATCGCTACACCCTGGGTGACCTACGACATGCAGCCCGCGCAGGCGGCCGCGATCAGCGAGTGA